TCAAAATCGCGCATGAGCGCGGGATTCCGGTCCTGATCGACGGTTCGCAAGGCGCCGTCCATCTCGAAGTCGATGTCCGCGATCTCGATGTCGATTTCTATGTCGTGACGGGCCACAAACTTTATGGCCCGACGGGCATCGGCGCTGTCTATGGCAAGACGGAATGGCTTGAGAAGCTGCCGCCCTTCCTTGGTGGCGGCGAGATGATCAACGAGGTCACGATGGATACCGTGACCTACAACGAGCCGCCGCATCGCTTCGAGGCCGGCACGCCGCCGATCATCCAGGCGATCGGGCTCGGCGCCGCGGTCGATTACATGCAGAAGATCGGGCGCGCCCGCATCCATGCGCATGAAATGGCCTTGAGCGATTATGCGCATGAGCGTCTGGGCAAGATCAATTCGCTCAAAATCTTCGGGCATGCGAAAGGCAAAGGCGCCATCGTCGCCTTTGAAATGAAAAACGCGCATGCCCACGATGTCGCGACGATCATCGATCGTTCCGGCATCGCCGTGCGGGCTGGAACGCATTGCGCCCAGCCCTTGTTGAAGCGGTTCGGCGTCACTTCGACGTGCCGTGCCTCCTTCGCCGTCTACAATACATTCGAAGAAGTCGACAAACTCGCTGAGGCCCTGATCCGGGCCGAAGGTTTGTTCGCCTGAGAACGAGGAGCGATTTATGTCCGAGGCTCAAACCGCAGACGCAGAAGCCACAACGGTTCCGCCGAACGACCCACAGTGGATCTTCTCCGACGATGTTTCGGAGAAGGAGCGCAACCGCTTGAGGGGCGATTGCGTCGCGGCCTTCAAGACGATCTTCGACCCGGAGATTCCCTGCGATATCTAC
The Methyloferula stellata AR4 DNA segment above includes these coding regions:
- a CDS encoding cysteine desulfurase, producing MNKHITDAPLDVMKIREDFPILSMEVYGKPLVYLDNAASAQKPKEVVDRMVRATYTEYANVHRGLHYLATAATDAFEQARESVRAFLGAGSVNEIIFTKSATEAINLVAASFGQAFIQEGDEIVLSIMEHHANIIPWHFLRERKGAVIKWVDVDDEGNFSLEAFEKALSPKTKIVAMTHMSNMLGTVTPVKEIVKIAHERGIPVLIDGSQGAVHLEVDVRDLDVDFYVVTGHKLYGPTGIGAVYGKTEWLEKLPPFLGGGEMINEVTMDTVTYNEPPHRFEAGTPPIIQAIGLGAAVDYMQKIGRARIHAHEMALSDYAHERLGKINSLKIFGHAKGKGAIVAFEMKNAHAHDVATIIDRSGIAVRAGTHCAQPLLKRFGVTSTCRASFAVYNTFEEVDKLAEALIRAEGLFA